Below is a window of Desmonostoc muscorum LEGE 12446 DNA.
GCCTTCCAACCGCGAGGTTGATATTAATCTGGTAAATGAAGAAGAATATATAGGAATGTGCCGCCGGGAAGTGCTGGATGGCTTTTTGCGGAATCGTGCGGCAAAACTCGGCGCAAATTTAATTAATGCCACTGTTCATAAACTGGATATACCAGCAAACAATACCGAACCCTATACCATCCATTACGTTGACCATACAGAAAGTGGTGCAGAGGGGATTGCCAAAACCCTGAAAGTGGATGTCATCATTGGGGCTGATGGTGCCAATTCGCGGGTTGCCAAAGAAATGGATGCCGGGGATTATAATTATGCGATCGCCTTCCAAGAGCGGATTCGCTTACCCGAAGACAAAATGGCATACTATAACGACCTCGCTGAAATGTATGTCGGCGATGACGTTTCTACTGACTTCTACGCTTGGGTTTTCCCCAAATATGACCACGTAGCTGTTGGTACCGGCACAATGCACGTCAATAAAGCCAGCATTAAACAGTTACAAGCTGGCATCCGCGCCCGTGCATCCGAAAAGCTGGCAGGGGGTAAAATCATCAAAGTAGAAGCGCACCCCATTCCTGAACATCCCCGTCCCCGTCGTGTTGTCGGTCGCATCGCTTTGGTCGGAGATGCTGCTGGTTACGTTACCAAGTCTTCCGGCGAAGGTATTTATTTTGCCGCTAAATCTGGGCGGATGTGTGCCGAAACCATTGTAGAAACATCTAACGGTGGTAGCCGTATTCCTACAGAAGATGACCTCAAGGTTTACCTGAAGCGTTGGGATAAAAAATACGGACTCACTTACAAAGTGCTGGACATTTTGCAAACCGTGTTCTATCGTTCAAACGCCACCCGCGAAGCCTTTGTGGAAATGTGCGATGACCTTGATGTACAACGGCTAACATTCGATAGCTATCTGTACAAAACGGTTGTCCCAGCTAATCCCATCACCCAACTGAAAATTACTGCCAAAACTATTGCTAGCTTAATTCGCGGTAATGCCCTTGCACCCTAAGTGAGTGCTGAGTTCTGAGTGCTGGGTTCAGGAGCAAAAAATTCATAATCCTAGATTATGAATTATAAGAAAATAAGCTGAAAATCCCAAAATCAAAGCCTAAAAACCCAAAAAGTTTTTAGGCTTTGATGTCCTTGGTTAAGTGTTGGTTTGGAATTGAAATAAAATATTAGCTCGATAGTGAATTGATATTTGCTGATATAATCAAGCAAGTTGGTCGTCATCAGCATCTTACCAAAAATTACGAAGTTGTAAAATTTTTTAAAAATCCATAAAGTAAGCTTAAAAAATATAAATTACTGAATAAGATTTCAAAAAAAACATATAAATACTTCATAAAAACTACAAAAAGATATTGGCGAATTTTCTGTAAATTTACTACGGTAGACTGGAGACTCACTTTAGAAAAACTCCAGGATGAGAATTGAAACCTAAGTTTATGAGACGAAGTTTAGTTTTCGCGGCTGCCATATCTAGTTTTTTTGTGACTGCGACCACAGCATTTAGTTTCTCTGGTCAAGCACAAGCTTTCTTCTTTTCCGGTACTTCCAGTGGTACATGGGGACAACCAACTCCAGGAAGCATTGATACTAACCCCACATATACAGGTGTGGGAACCAACACATTTACCTGGGGTCAACCTTATCCGTCCTCAACACCTCCAAATAAACTAATCTTTACTGGGAGTTCCTTTTCAGGAAACATCGACTCTGTATTCAAAATAAGTGACTTGAGCTACTTTAACGGAACAGTACTCAAAGGCACAAGCGTTGAATTTCTACCTTTAAATCTCAATCTATCCTTTAATTCTCCCGTTGGAATTGACCAAGTTTTTAACTTAAACTTCCATTTGGTGAATACAGCGAATACCTCAACAAATCCGCAAGAAAATGCAGATTTAGTATTTCTAGACACAAACTTGAGCAATAACAGTTTCACGTTTGCAGGCAATAAATACAAACTAGAACTAACTGGCTTTAATCCAGATGTTCCTCAGTTGAGTATTAAAGTGCCTGAAGGAAGCACAACTAAAACAGCTCTTTATGCCAGAATCAAAACCATACCTGAACCTGCAACAATAGCCGGTCTATCCTTGGTAGGGATATACCTGATATCCCGTAAAAAATCTTTGCATAAGACTTCAGTATAGGTTTGTAAAAGTGCTGATTAAAAAGTTAAAAGTAAAAAGATAATCCCCATAAATAAATTTAGAATCTATCTCTTTTTCTCTGTATTTTGGCTTTTTACTTTTTACTTTTGCCTTGTTCAGTGAATTGAAGCTTAAAATTTGAACGTAGAAGAACGGAAAGATTTCGTAACCAATTTCTGCAATTCACAAAAAAATTCCCTCAGAAATTCTGAGGGAAGAAGTTGAAGAGAGAATATTGTTTTTTGAAACAACTATGCAGGGTTCGGTTGGATTTGACTTTGCAATAGTCGAATAATTGCAGCTTTTTCTAAGATTCCAACCAGCACACCGTTGTCACGAATTACAGGAAGCACAGATACATTTTGTTGTTCCAATAGCTGCATAACTTCTAGCAGAGGTTGATCGGATTGAACTGTGGTAGATTCTGTAATTGGTCGCATTACTTGTTTGACTTGAGTTTCTGACCACAGTGCTGTAGGAATGGTTCGTAAGTTATCAATTGCCATCGCACCTACTAATTGTCCATCATCATCAGTCACTAAAAACCGATGCCAATTTTGTCCACTTACTACCCGTTCATCAGCAAACTCTCTCAGAGTCAGGTTAGCTGATACAACCGGGCTATCGGCAGTTACAGCATCTTCAGCGGTCAAACCTGTGAGTTTTTCTTGCACTCTGGCAAATTGAGCCGCATTACCAGCATTTTGCAACAAGAAGAAGCCAACTAACAAGTTCCAGAAGTTAGCAAAGCTACCAAATAATAGTAGGGGAACTATACCTGATAGAATTGCTACCCAACCAAAGATTTGCCCAACTCGACTAGCAAAAGTTACACCTTTATAAGGATTGCCTGTAATTTTCCAAACAAGGGCTTTGAGTATATTTCCGCCATCTAAAGGCAAGCCAGGAATCAGGTTGAACAGCGCTAATGCCAAGTTAACAGCAGCCAAAACACCGAGAATCGCAGCTAGCGGCCCTGATACAGGGGTAGTAGCGCCAATTGCTGTAACGATTCCAAAGAGTAGTAAGCTAACTAAAGGCCCAGCGATCGCCACCCAAAAAGCTTCACCTGGAGTTTTCGATTCTTTTTCTAAGCTTGCCAAACCGCCAAATATAAACAGGGTAATGGATTTGACATCAATTCCCTGACGAATAGCAACAAAACTGTGTCCTAATTCATGGGCGACGACAGAGGCGAACAACATCAGCGCTGTCATCAATCCCAATAGCAAAGCTAATCCCGCAGATAATTGGGGAAACTGCGCCGCCAGTCCACTGCTATAGCTCCAAGTTACCAAGCCCAGAACTAAAAACCACGACGGATGGATGTAGAAGGGAATTCCGAAGAGATTACCAACGCGAATTGTGCCATTCATGTCGTTCACCTTTGATTTCAACTGCGAGAGGTTTGTTTTTGTTCCTCTCAATGTCTTTAGTGTAACGAAATGTTAAGGCGTTTTAATCTTTGCAACGGTAGTGGTGTCCGTCCGTAGAGGTGCGGTTATACCATTTTGGATTTTAGATTTTAGATTTTGGATTGAGAATTTCTTTGTGTTAACGTGAGTTCGACAAACCTCTCCCTGCTTTGAACTAAAGTTCAAATCTGTCCCTCTCCGACTCGGAGAGGGACAGATTTTGCGTAGCAAAAGCGGGGAGAGGTCTTTTGATTTAACTAACTAGGCAGACACCATGTGACCCGTCGAACTCACGTTACCTTAAACAGCAAGATTCAATTTTTACCATTCGGTCGCTGAATAATTGTCTCCAAAACTCGCCGCTTGGCTTTTGGATCGATCGCTACTAGGCGTATATATTCACCGCTATATTGTGCTAGAGATGATTCCAAATTTGATATTGCATCCGACTCAGCATCAATGTGACTATTAACACAACTTTGCCAAGAACCTGTACGGAAGCGACGCTCATCCACGTGTTCAATGCTAATTTTGTAACCTTGAGACAAGATTTGCCGAATCTGTTCTTGTGTCTCTAGAGTCAAATGTGGACTAAATGCTTCTTTTTTCGGGAAGCCATTAGTGGTTGCGCCATTGGTTGACGGTTGACTAGTTGGCGTTACGGCAGCAGGTGGTGCTGGTTGTGGTTGATAATTTCTACCTCGGTTCAGTCGGTTGTACTCATCCACCAAATGGGAACTTTCCACTCGTTTTTGTTCACCAACCATCAAGTTACCAGACTCGATTAAGTGAGACAGACTGAAATTCGGCTTTTTAAATTCTGGTGGTCCTTCAGTGCTGTTAACCACACGCAATGATATATGCTCAAAACCTATATGATGAATGAAGTTGCGGATTTGTTCGTCATAAATGCGCGATCGCAACGCACTAAAAAAGTCAATGGATTGGTTGGCGAAAGTATCAACTAGCTGTTCAATTTCCCGCTGGGACAGTCCATCTGGTTCAAAAATCCCCTTGACA
It encodes the following:
- the chlP gene encoding geranylgeranyl reductase, producing the protein MTLRVAVIGSGPAGSSAAETLAASGIETYLFERKLDNAKPCGGAIPLCMVDEFDLPPEIIDRRVRKMKMISPSNREVDINLVNEEEYIGMCRREVLDGFLRNRAAKLGANLINATVHKLDIPANNTEPYTIHYVDHTESGAEGIAKTLKVDVIIGADGANSRVAKEMDAGDYNYAIAFQERIRLPEDKMAYYNDLAEMYVGDDVSTDFYAWVFPKYDHVAVGTGTMHVNKASIKQLQAGIRARASEKLAGGKIIKVEAHPIPEHPRPRRVVGRIALVGDAAGYVTKSSGEGIYFAAKSGRMCAETIVETSNGGSRIPTEDDLKVYLKRWDKKYGLTYKVLDILQTVFYRSNATREAFVEMCDDLDVQRLTFDSYLYKTVVPANPITQLKITAKTIASLIRGNALAP
- a CDS encoding choice-of-anchor K domain-containing protein; amino-acid sequence: MRRSLVFAAAISSFFVTATTAFSFSGQAQAFFFSGTSSGTWGQPTPGSIDTNPTYTGVGTNTFTWGQPYPSSTPPNKLIFTGSSFSGNIDSVFKISDLSYFNGTVLKGTSVEFLPLNLNLSFNSPVGIDQVFNLNFHLVNTANTSTNPQENADLVFLDTNLSNNSFTFAGNKYKLELTGFNPDVPQLSIKVPEGSTTKTALYARIKTIPEPATIAGLSLVGIYLISRKKSLHKTSV
- a CDS encoding site-2 protease family protein, whose protein sequence is MNGTIRVGNLFGIPFYIHPSWFLVLGLVTWSYSSGLAAQFPQLSAGLALLLGLMTALMLFASVVAHELGHSFVAIRQGIDVKSITLFIFGGLASLEKESKTPGEAFWVAIAGPLVSLLLFGIVTAIGATTPVSGPLAAILGVLAAVNLALALFNLIPGLPLDGGNILKALVWKITGNPYKGVTFASRVGQIFGWVAILSGIVPLLLFGSFANFWNLLVGFFLLQNAGNAAQFARVQEKLTGLTAEDAVTADSPVVSANLTLREFADERVVSGQNWHRFLVTDDDGQLVGAMAIDNLRTIPTALWSETQVKQVMRPITESTTVQSDQPLLEVMQLLEQQNVSVLPVIRDNGVLVGILEKAAIIRLLQSQIQPNPA
- a CDS encoding ribulose bisphosphate carboxylase small subunit → MAYYIAPRFLDKLAVHITKNFLKLPGVRVPIILGIHGRKGEGKSFQCELVFEKMGIEVTHISGGELESPDAGDPARLIRLRYRETAELIKVRGKMCVLMINDLDAGAGRFDEGTQYTVNTQLVNATLMNIADNPTDVQLPGSYDSTPLHRVPIIVTGNDFSTLYAPLIRDGRMDKFYWEPDRDDKVGIVKGIFEPDGLSQREIEQLVDTFANQSIDFFSALRSRIYDEQIRNFIHHIGFEHISLRVVNSTEGPPEFKKPNFSLSHLIESGNLMVGEQKRVESSHLVDEYNRLNRGRNYQPQPAPPAAVTPTSQPSTNGATTNGFPKKEAFSPHLTLETQEQIRQILSQGYKISIEHVDERRFRTGSWQSCVNSHIDAESDAISNLESSLAQYSGEYIRLVAIDPKAKRRVLETIIQRPNGKN